The Malassezia vespertilionis chromosome 2, complete sequence genomic sequence GTCTTTCCTATGCCCTCACTGCCAAGGAGATCAAGCGCCTTACGAATGGCGAGGCAGGGGTACTTGCGTATGACTGTCGAGGTCATGGCCGGACGCAATTTTCCAAGCGTGTAGTGCGCGATATGTCGTTGGAAGCACTCACTGGCGATTTGATCCTACTCATCAAGACCATGTTTCCCGAATCTGCACAGCGCCCCAAATTTGTTCTTGTGGGCCATTCTATGGGTGGAGCTGTGGTTGTCGCAGCGGCCCATGCGCTACAAGAGCAGAAAATTGCCCACATCACCGGGACGGTAATGATCGATATCGTTGAAGGCACCTCACTGAGTCTTCTCCCAGTAATGGGTGATATTATTCGGCGCCGGCCGGCCGGGTTTGTGAGTGTCGAGGCTGCGATTCAATGGCATGTGGAATCCGGCACGATTCGGAATATGGATAGCGCACGGCACAGTGTGCCGTCGCTCGTGACAAAAACTAGTGACGAAAGCAGCGGAATACCATGGCGCTGGTGTGCGAACTTGCCTGCCACGGAGCCATTTTGGCGTGGCTGGTTCACAAGCTTATCGAGCCGGTTCCTCACAACCAAGTCGGCACGCATGCTGATTTTGGCGCAATCGGAGAATCTTGACTCGGAGCTTATGATTGGCAACATGCAGGGCAAGTATCAACTGGTAATGTCGCCTGATGCGGGACATTGTGTCCAGGAAGATTTGCCGCAAAGTACTGCGCGCTCGCTTGTACAGTTCTGGCAGCGCAACGACCGACTACCTATGCCGATCGCTGGTGTGAAAAAAGTGGGGGAGACATAGCATGAATTTTACGTAAACGAGAACGGTACCATTGTAACTACGGGGCTCTTGCATACTAGCAAACTGGTCCATGCTTTGCCCATTGttgctgcacgcacagcgccaagTTTCGATGCCAGGTGGAGTCTGCCTCCACGTGGGATAGGTCTGCAGGCGATCGCCGAGGCGTTTTGTTCTTCGTACGATGCCTAGTTCCGTGAGTGGGGACGAGGCATCGCATGCGGATACGGAAGAGTTCCACGACGCGGATTTGGACAATGCACCCGGATATGTAGATGCGGCGGCCCTATCCAAAGCCACTGTAACGCCGGCCGTTTCGGCACCGGCGAGCGATTACGGCTGGAATGACGCCGATTCTGACTGGGACGAGGGAAAAGATGCTGCTGCGGAGAACAAGGAACAACATCCTGCACAAGAACCTGAAGATGTTGAGCAATATGCAAATGTGACAGTAACGCGCTATGTAGAGCATGACGCGGATGCTTCAGCAGCAGAGGAGCAAGAAACAACACTACGTGACATCACGGTCGCTACAGAAACCACTGATAAAAGGGTGACGGACGCAAACAACATCTCCTCGCAAGGTTTGCCATTGGAAAATGACGACTTTGACGACTTTGGCGACTTTGCCGAAGGCGAGAATGAGGACGCACCGCCTGCACAGGACAACGAGCAGGCAACGCCCGCTGCGACATCGCTGTACAAGCCACTTACTCTTACTCCTGAGAGCACTACGGCCTCTATTACTGAAGCTATTGAGCCGCTCTTACCCGCATACTTTACCAATATGCATGCACCGCTTGGCGAGCATGTTCAAGGCAATGTTGTGGAGGAAGGGATGCGCCAAATTGACGGGCTTTCGCAAATTCTCGTCACTGAAAAAAGCCGCacgcttttgcgcgcgttcCAGATGGACCCTGACGTGGCAAGCACCCCCCTTGACTGGACGCGATCGCATACACGGCGAGAGCACCTGATATCACTGGGTGTTCCCATTAATCTTGATGAGATGCACAAAGGCACTGCATGGGCCCGCACTGAGTCGCTGCCTCCTCTTGAAATACATGTTGAGCCGCACACCGCACCGGAGAAACAAGCAGTGGAAGGCTTAGATGCAGCCTTGGAAGCGGAAACGCCACGGCTGGATAAAAACGAAAGCTGGGGCGatcgtcggcggcgcgagctcgGGATTCCCGAGCCTTCTGCTGATTTTGCACGCATCGAGGCACTTGTCAATGTGTTGGAGGATCAATTGACTCTGAAACCAGTAAAAGaactgcgcgcgatggaaAAGGAGCTGCATACTCTTTCCACGGACCTGAGCCGCGTCCTGGCTTATTATCTGTCGATCCGTGAAGCGTTTTCAGCCGATGCAGAGATGTACAACGCCATGATCCGCGATCTAGTTGCGGGCGCATCTAACAAACTCGCATCTGCACGTAAGACTGAAAagcgcagcttgctgcAAAGTATCCGGCGCAGCGGAAGACCCGGCACGCCTTCTGAGTAGCTAGTGCCAATAGTGTACAAAATTATTATTATCTGTGACCAACCGTGCGTGTTGgccctgcgctgcgccgtgcataCGCTTCCGCAATGGTATCCGAATTCGGCTCTAT encodes the following:
- the PPE1 gene encoding protein phosphatase methylesterase-1 (BUSCO:EOG09264E5J; COG:S; EggNog:ENOG503NYW4; MEROPS:MER0036069) yields the protein MTRDLRVAAMKARAAASGTRPACVPEEEEENDEIGALSFAPHTVPPARSPRAFTPLKADSCFTAALEVEIPARIVSGDSEHGENNERAILRVYFTPPRDTGPDGSLAGTTVFLCHHGAGFGGLSYALTAKEIKRLTNGEAGVLAYDCRGHGRTQFSKRVVRDMSLEALTGDLILLIKTMFPESAQRPKFVLVGHSMGGAVVVAAAHALQEQKIAHITGTVMIDIVEGTSLSLLPVMGDIIRRRPAGFVSVEAAIQWHVESGTIRNMDSARHSVPSLVTKTSDESSGIPWRWCANLPATEPFWRGWFTSLSSRFLTTKSARMLILAQSENLDSELMIGNMQGKYQLVMSPDAGHCVQEDLPQSTARSLVQFWQRNDRLPMPIAGVKKVGET
- a CDS encoding uncharacterized protein (COG:S; EggNog:ENOG503NY46), giving the protein MPSSVSGDEASHADTEEFHDADLDNAPGYVDAAALSKATVTPAVSAPASDYGWNDADSDWDEGKDAAAENKEQHPAQEPEDVEQYANVTVTRYVEHDADASAAEEQETTLRDITVATETTDKRVTDANNISSQGLPLENDDFDDFGDFAEGENEDAPPAQDNEQATPAATSLYKPLTLTPESTTASITEAIEPLLPAYFTNMHAPLGEHVQGNVVEEGMRQIDGLSQILVTEKSRTLLRAFQMDPDVASTPLDWTRSHTRREHLISLGVPINLDEMHKGTAWARTESLPPLEIHVEPHTAPEKQAVEGLDAALEAETPRLDKNESWGDRRRRELGIPEPSADFARIEALVNVLEDQLTLKPVKELRAMEKELHTLSTDLSRVLAYYLSIREAFSADAEMYNAMIRDLVAGASNKLASARKTEKRSLLQSIRRSGRPGTPSE